The DNA region CTAATATCTATTTCTAAAGGCTTTACATTCTGTAAATTAGAATTGATTTAAATAGGTTTCTTTTTTAGAAAAATGGATTTCTGTAACTTTTTAGAATGTATTTTTTAAAGTTCTTAAAATTATGGAAATTGTATCATAATTCGTCCTTAAAATTGCAGTATTTGTAGAAGTTTTAACCATTTTTTAACATCTTTCCTCTAAAAAAAAATTCAATTTGCACTATCAAAACTGAGGCATTAAATTCAAGGAATTAAAAATAATTTTATGGAAGAGAATACATCGACTTTAGACATTAGAGCAATCAATGAAAAGATAGAAAGAGAGAGCGCTTTTATAGATCTTCTTACTATGGAAATGAACAAGGTGATTGTGGGTCAAAAGCACATGGTTGAACGATTATTGATTGGATTATTAGGGCAAGGGCATATATTATTAGAAGGAGTGCCGGGATTAGCAAAAACATTAGCAATTAATACACTTTCTAGAGCAGTTCAAGGTTCTTTTAGCAGAATCCAGTTTACCCCTGATTTACTTCCTGCCGATGTTATCGGGACAATGATTTACAATATCAAGCAAAATGAATTCTCCATTAAGAAGGGACCAATTTTCGCAAATTTCGTTCTTGCCGATGAGATCAACCGTGCTCCTGCAAAAGTACAATCGGCTTTGCTAGAGGCAATGCAGGAAAAGCAAGTAACCATTGGAGATACCACTTTTAAATTAGAAAAACCTTTCTTGGTTTTAGCTACACAAAATCCAATTGAACAAGAAGGAACCTATCAATTACCAGAAGCACAAGTGGATCGTTTTATGCTAAAAACAGTTATTGATTATCCTAAAATGGATGAAGAACGTTTGGTAATTCGTCAAAACCTAACAGGAAGTTACGAAACAGTAAATCCAGTTGTTTCAGTGGAACAAATTTTGCGTGCGCAACAGGCTGTTCGTGAAGTTTACATGGATGAAAAAATTGAGAAATACATCTTAGATATCATCTTTGCTACGCGTTACCCAGAAAAATACAAATTAGCCAATTTAAAACCATTAATCAGCTTTGGTTCTTCTCCACGTGGAAGTATCAATTTAGCCAATGCGGCAAAATGTTATGCATTTATCAAACGTAGAGGTTATGTAATTCCA from Flavobacterium nitratireducens includes:
- a CDS encoding AAA family ATPase translates to MEENTSTLDIRAINEKIERESAFIDLLTMEMNKVIVGQKHMVERLLIGLLGQGHILLEGVPGLAKTLAINTLSRAVQGSFSRIQFTPDLLPADVIGTMIYNIKQNEFSIKKGPIFANFVLADEINRAPAKVQSALLEAMQEKQVTIGDTTFKLEKPFLVLATQNPIEQEGTYQLPEAQVDRFMLKTVIDYPKMDEERLVIRQNLTGSYETVNPVVSVEQILRAQQAVREVYMDEKIEKYILDIIFATRYPEKYKLANLKPLISFGSSPRGSINLANAAKCYAFIKRRGYVIPEDVRAVVHDVLRHRVGVTYEAEAENITSVDIINKIINEVEVP